In Mercenaria mercenaria strain notata chromosome 15, MADL_Memer_1, whole genome shotgun sequence, a single genomic region encodes these proteins:
- the LOC123551752 gene encoding L-amino-acid oxidase-like isoform X3 gives MMSRIVVVAFVILGFMVFASIIAIIILAERVNEISAKPNTDEDNIDTASCDDIAIVGAGISGSYAAWRLRDKGLKISMYEYSDRIGGRCFTVQLPDIPDVNIDMGAMRFIPSWHQLLNKTIHELGLEVEDLINAPAGDGGTLYYLRGKHMSYSELPTKAPYNIPENYRIDYDTLRWQVYINNTLERSRCETLTSENKQFIKTLDGVNLYMQSWDVFSGKYLDKETTNYIVDAAGYDFEFEGATAAQFVPTSNTPSGWNTARFKTPSKGFQAVPITMVEQFLNASTRHTFYKNFHLRTIKRNWDGFYLLKFHPTETKAGITSDVQGEAKRMMCARKVLLAIPKLALENLDWGVLKNDHIKDILKNSLVSIHAMKMFLGYDNLWWRNMELSSSKIISDTHLRATYDFVNLQSKNTSKAVYMAGYPDLSNEFWRHAQAFGDPVLGVGDKSIEMTNTTANIARNYLSQIFNVSVNDIPSPASAVMSIWDQYPIGASWYAWAPGYKWKEVESIMLKPSSTDDIYIISNTFSRNSSSTSGALELVEKALERIG, from the exons ATGATGTCACGAATAGTAGTAGTAGCCTTTGTTATCCTAGGTTTTATGGTCTTTGCCAGTATTATTGCAATCATCATTCTTGCAG AACGAGTGAATGAAATCTCAGCTAAACCAAATACAGATGAAG ACAATATAGACACGGCCAGTTGTGACGATATTGCAATTGTAGGCGCTGGTATTTCTGGCAGTTACGCCGCCTGGCGTCTTCGAGACAAAGGACTGAAGATATCAATGTACGAGTACTCGGACCGTATTGGTGGCCGGTGTTTTACCGTTCAATTACCGGACATACCGGATGTAAACATTGATATGGGAGCGATGCGGTTTATTCCTAGCT GGCACCAGTTGCTGAACAAAACTATTCATGAGTTAGGTTTGGAAGTAGAAGACTTGATAAACGCACCGGCTGGCGACGGCGGCACTCTCTACTATCTTCGAGGCAAACATATGTCATATAGTGAACTCCCCACCAAAGCTCCATATAACATACCTGAGAACTACAGAATCGATTATGACACACTAAGATG GCAAGTATACATAAATAACACATTAGAAAGAAGCAGGTGTGAAACACTAACGTCCGAAAACAAGCAATTTATCAAGACATTAGACGGGGTGAATTTATATATGCAAAG CTGGGACGTGTTCAGTGGAAAGTATCTAGATAAAGAAACAACCAATTATATTGTTGACGCCGCGGGATATGACTTCGAGTTTGAAGGTGCTACTGCAGCACAGTTTGTTCCAACTTCAAATACTCCTTCAGGATGGAATACTGCCCGTTTCAAAACGCCTTCGAAAGGATTTCAAGCTGTTCCAATAACGATGGTCGAACAATTTCTAAACGCAAGTACCAG ACACACATTTTACAAGAATTTCCACTTGAGGACAATAAAGAGGAACTGGGATGGattttatttacttaaatttcatCCAACGGAAACTAAAGCTGGTATTACCTCGGATGTTCAG GGAGAAGCCAAAAGAATGATGTGTGCTCGAAAAGTGTTGCTAGCAATACCAAAACTTGCATTAGAAAATTTAGACTGGGGTGTCTTGAAAAACGATCATATAAAAGACATTCTGAAGAATTCCCTTGTG AGTATCCATGCGATGAAGATGTTTTTAGGGTATGATAATCTTTGGTGGCGAAATATGGAGCTGTCTTCCAGCAAAATCATCTCCGATACACATTTAAGAGCCACGTATGATTTTGTAAACCTACAGTCGAAAAATACGTCAAAAGCTGTTTATATGGCTGGTTATCCTGATCTTa GTAACGAGTTTTGGAGACATGCACAAGCATTTGGTGACCCTGTACTAGGTGTAGGAGACAAGTCAATTGAAATGACAAATACAACCGCAAACATTGCTAGGAACTATCTGTCTCAGATCTTTAACGTCAGTGTAAATGATATACCATCGCCGGCCTCTGCG GTGATGTCAATTTGGGACCAGTATCCAATAGGTGCATCATGGTATGCTTGGGCTCCAGGTTACAAATGGAAGGAGGTCGAATCTATCATGCTGAAACCGTCCTCTACAGATGACATATATATAATATCGAACACCTTCAGCCGCAATTCAAGTTCCACAAGTGGTGCTTTGGAGCTAGTTGAGAAAGCTCTCGAACGAATTGGATGA
- the LOC123551752 gene encoding L-amino-acid oxidase-like isoform X1 — protein MSFKSVRNIYNSYLKKKTSLTDKMNENMTFSILRNKFYMSGSRLGNACSIMTKIRIKLVSQAMMSRIVVVAFVILGFMVFASIIAIIILAERVNEISAKPNTDEDNIDTASCDDIAIVGAGISGSYAAWRLRDKGLKISMYEYSDRIGGRCFTVQLPDIPDVNIDMGAMRFIPSWHQLLNKTIHELGLEVEDLINAPAGDGGTLYYLRGKHMSYSELPTKAPYNIPENYRIDYDTLRWQVYINNTLERSRCETLTSENKQFIKTLDGVNLYMQSWDVFSGKYLDKETTNYIVDAAGYDFEFEGATAAQFVPTSNTPSGWNTARFKTPSKGFQAVPITMVEQFLNASTRHTFYKNFHLRTIKRNWDGFYLLKFHPTETKAGITSDVQGEAKRMMCARKVLLAIPKLALENLDWGVLKNDHIKDILKNSLVSIHAMKMFLGYDNLWWRNMELSSSKIISDTHLRATYDFVNLQSKNTSKAVYMAGYPDLSNEFWRHAQAFGDPVLGVGDKSIEMTNTTANIARNYLSQIFNVSVNDIPSPASAVMSIWDQYPIGASWYAWAPGYKWKEVESIMLKPSSTDDIYIISNTFSRNSSSTSGALELVEKALERIG, from the exons GCCATGATGTCACGAATAGTAGTAGTAGCCTTTGTTATCCTAGGTTTTATGGTCTTTGCCAGTATTATTGCAATCATCATTCTTGCAG AACGAGTGAATGAAATCTCAGCTAAACCAAATACAGATGAAG ACAATATAGACACGGCCAGTTGTGACGATATTGCAATTGTAGGCGCTGGTATTTCTGGCAGTTACGCCGCCTGGCGTCTTCGAGACAAAGGACTGAAGATATCAATGTACGAGTACTCGGACCGTATTGGTGGCCGGTGTTTTACCGTTCAATTACCGGACATACCGGATGTAAACATTGATATGGGAGCGATGCGGTTTATTCCTAGCT GGCACCAGTTGCTGAACAAAACTATTCATGAGTTAGGTTTGGAAGTAGAAGACTTGATAAACGCACCGGCTGGCGACGGCGGCACTCTCTACTATCTTCGAGGCAAACATATGTCATATAGTGAACTCCCCACCAAAGCTCCATATAACATACCTGAGAACTACAGAATCGATTATGACACACTAAGATG GCAAGTATACATAAATAACACATTAGAAAGAAGCAGGTGTGAAACACTAACGTCCGAAAACAAGCAATTTATCAAGACATTAGACGGGGTGAATTTATATATGCAAAG CTGGGACGTGTTCAGTGGAAAGTATCTAGATAAAGAAACAACCAATTATATTGTTGACGCCGCGGGATATGACTTCGAGTTTGAAGGTGCTACTGCAGCACAGTTTGTTCCAACTTCAAATACTCCTTCAGGATGGAATACTGCCCGTTTCAAAACGCCTTCGAAAGGATTTCAAGCTGTTCCAATAACGATGGTCGAACAATTTCTAAACGCAAGTACCAG ACACACATTTTACAAGAATTTCCACTTGAGGACAATAAAGAGGAACTGGGATGGattttatttacttaaatttcatCCAACGGAAACTAAAGCTGGTATTACCTCGGATGTTCAG GGAGAAGCCAAAAGAATGATGTGTGCTCGAAAAGTGTTGCTAGCAATACCAAAACTTGCATTAGAAAATTTAGACTGGGGTGTCTTGAAAAACGATCATATAAAAGACATTCTGAAGAATTCCCTTGTG AGTATCCATGCGATGAAGATGTTTTTAGGGTATGATAATCTTTGGTGGCGAAATATGGAGCTGTCTTCCAGCAAAATCATCTCCGATACACATTTAAGAGCCACGTATGATTTTGTAAACCTACAGTCGAAAAATACGTCAAAAGCTGTTTATATGGCTGGTTATCCTGATCTTa GTAACGAGTTTTGGAGACATGCACAAGCATTTGGTGACCCTGTACTAGGTGTAGGAGACAAGTCAATTGAAATGACAAATACAACCGCAAACATTGCTAGGAACTATCTGTCTCAGATCTTTAACGTCAGTGTAAATGATATACCATCGCCGGCCTCTGCG GTGATGTCAATTTGGGACCAGTATCCAATAGGTGCATCATGGTATGCTTGGGCTCCAGGTTACAAATGGAAGGAGGTCGAATCTATCATGCTGAAACCGTCCTCTACAGATGACATATATATAATATCGAACACCTTCAGCCGCAATTCAAGTTCCACAAGTGGTGCTTTGGAGCTAGTTGAGAAAGCTCTCGAACGAATTGGATGA